A stretch of the Flavobacterium aquiphilum genome encodes the following:
- a CDS encoding phage integrase SAM-like domain-containing protein has protein sequence MASIKFRLRSNANKNVSIKVRVILGRGKQDLELNTGFSINPKDWSETTDLPKQNTPENKVILNNLKKLESFLFESINTDMGESVVIDTFWLDAKINECFKRVVKNDTGLLVSHIQYIIDNANTRKVKTNGGFKIGLSASTIKNYTLFKNIILEYQAKTKKQIQFVEVTKPFVDKFTNWLVNTKKYSTNYAGKQLEILKTVCIDAEKHEIPVTPYSKTIQHFRESDTDRYIQTLSFAELEQIKNVDLSNVEQLKEFKASNPELTKGISITPEALNNARNWILIGCEIGQRGGDLLKITNDNIRYKGTTIYIDIIQQKTNKSVTIGIIAPHVIDIIENHLPKEVPHQKLNDYVKVVCKLAGINEVVKGTKLNTETNRKELGMYPKHELITTHCFRRSFATNYYKKIPTAVLIGITGHSKESLFLTYINQREDKDNNADLFMKFYSDLHKDKTPEMKIILNTIAK, from the coding sequence ATGGCATCAATTAAATTTAGATTGCGAAGTAACGCAAACAAAAACGTATCAATTAAAGTACGTGTTATTTTAGGCAGAGGAAAACAAGATTTAGAATTAAACACAGGTTTTTCTATAAACCCGAAAGACTGGAGCGAAACCACCGACCTACCAAAACAAAACACCCCCGAAAACAAAGTAATATTAAACAACCTCAAAAAATTAGAATCATTCCTTTTTGAGAGCATCAATACCGATATGGGCGAAAGTGTTGTAATTGATACTTTTTGGTTAGATGCAAAAATTAACGAATGTTTCAAACGGGTAGTAAAAAACGACACGGGTTTATTGGTTAGTCATATTCAATACATAATCGATAACGCAAATACTCGCAAAGTAAAAACGAATGGAGGTTTCAAAATTGGATTGAGTGCAAGTACTATAAAAAACTATACTCTTTTCAAAAACATAATTTTAGAGTACCAAGCCAAAACCAAAAAACAAATTCAATTTGTTGAAGTTACCAAGCCATTTGTTGACAAATTCACTAACTGGCTCGTTAATACAAAAAAGTATTCTACAAACTATGCGGGTAAACAATTAGAAATTTTAAAAACGGTTTGCATCGATGCAGAAAAACACGAAATACCCGTTACCCCTTATTCAAAAACAATACAGCATTTTAGAGAAAGCGACACCGACCGATACATTCAAACTTTGTCGTTTGCGGAACTGGAACAAATTAAAAATGTGGATTTGTCAAATGTGGAGCAACTAAAAGAATTTAAAGCATCTAACCCCGAACTTACAAAAGGCATTTCGATAACGCCAGAAGCACTAAACAATGCCCGAAACTGGATTTTAATAGGTTGTGAAATTGGACAACGTGGCGGGGATTTATTAAAAATCACAAACGATAATATTCGATACAAAGGCACAACTATTTACATTGATATAATCCAGCAGAAAACAAATAAAAGCGTCACAATCGGGATAATTGCCCCGCACGTTATTGACATAATCGAAAACCATTTACCAAAAGAAGTGCCACACCAAAAACTAAACGATTATGTAAAAGTCGTTTGTAAATTGGCGGGGATTAACGAGGTCGTTAAGGGTACAAAACTAAACACCGAAACCAATCGTAAAGAGTTGGGGATGTATCCAAAGCACGAATTAATAACAACACATTGTTTTAGACGTTCGTTTGCAACAAACTATTACAAAAAGATACCCACCGCCGTATTAATTGGAATAACTGGACACAGTAAAGAAAGTTTGTTTTTGACCTACATAAACCAACGGGAAGACAAAGACAATAATGCCGATTTGTTTATGAAGTTTTACAGCGACCTACACAAAGACAAAACACCCGAAATGAAAATTATACTTAATACTATAGCGAAATGA
- a CDS encoding glycoside hydrolase family 130 protein: MKDIAKRFPENPLLSPSDILPSHKDLQVACLLNPGVFRYNDKIWMIVRVGERPEQKSDTISFPVLTTAGVEVIEISKNDTELDVKDARVINYKGVDYLTTLSHLRLVCSDDGRKFHEPEGYSLLVGQNSLESFGIEDCRVTFIDGIYYLTYTAVSDNGVGVGLRSTVDWKNFQSHGMILPPHNKDCAIFEEKINGQFYALHRPSSVEIGGNYIWITSSSDGIHWGNHQCILKTRKGFWDSERIGAGASPIKTAQGWLSIYHGANHDHQYCLGAFLMELENPSKVIARTEKPIMVPTEQYELSGFFGNVVFTNGHIVNTEGDTVTIYYGASDEFVCGAEFSIKEIFSLLQYC, translated from the coding sequence ATGAAAGATATTGCAAAACGTTTTCCTGAAAACCCGTTATTGTCTCCATCAGATATTTTGCCAAGTCACAAAGATTTGCAGGTAGCCTGTTTGCTTAATCCTGGAGTATTTCGTTACAACGACAAAATATGGATGATCGTTCGTGTAGGCGAAAGGCCGGAACAAAAAAGTGACACAATCTCATTTCCAGTGCTTACTACGGCGGGTGTTGAAGTGATCGAAATTTCTAAAAACGATACGGAATTAGATGTCAAAGATGCTAGAGTCATCAATTATAAAGGGGTTGATTATTTGACAACTTTGTCGCATCTGAGGTTGGTTTGTAGTGATGACGGGCGTAAATTCCATGAACCCGAAGGGTATTCTTTATTGGTAGGTCAAAATTCGTTGGAATCGTTCGGAATAGAAGACTGTCGCGTCACCTTTATTGATGGAATTTATTATTTGACCTATACGGCAGTCTCTGACAATGGTGTTGGTGTGGGTTTGCGAAGCACTGTTGATTGGAAAAACTTTCAGTCGCACGGTATGATTTTGCCGCCACATAATAAAGATTGTGCAATTTTTGAAGAAAAAATAAACGGACAGTTCTATGCTTTGCATCGTCCAAGCAGTGTCGAAATAGGTGGGAATTACATTTGGATAACGTCTTCTTCAGACGGCATTCATTGGGGGAATCATCAGTGTATTTTGAAAACAAGGAAAGGTTTTTGGGATAGTGAGAGAATAGGAGCGGGGGCATCACCTATAAAAACAGCGCAAGGGTGGCTCTCTATATATCATGGTGCCAATCATGATCATCAATATTGTTTAGGGGCTTTTTTGATGGAGTTGGAAAATCCGTCAAAAGTAATAGCCAGAACCGAAAAGCCTATTATGGTTCCGACTGAACAATATGAGCTTTCGGGTTTTTTTGGGAATGTGGTTTTTACCAATGGTCATATAGTAAATACCGAAGGAGATACGGTGACTATATATTATGGTGCTTCAGATGAATTTGTATGCGGTGCCGAATTCTCAATCAAAGAAATCTTCTCATTGTTGCAGTATTGTTGA
- a CDS encoding secretion protein, whose translation MKTILKISLIVLVAMTTMGAHAIGGDFLLNVKKATGKEICFSVNGIQKANVAIYDKEHTLIYSEKVTGTDGIMKTYSLEEFPEGTYFLEVETSQKKVTHEIVVAKEASTLSRKSIAEVYKGDLKMENENVVTVN comes from the coding sequence ATGAAAACGATTTTAAAAATTAGTCTGATAGTATTGGTGGCGATGACCACGATGGGCGCTCACGCAATAGGAGGTGATTTTTTGCTAAATGTGAAAAAAGCAACCGGTAAGGAAATTTGTTTTTCGGTAAATGGGATCCAAAAGGCCAATGTGGCTATTTATGATAAAGAACATACTTTGATCTATTCTGAAAAAGTTACCGGTACAGATGGAATTATGAAAACCTACAGCCTTGAGGAATTTCCTGAAGGGACTTACTTCCTGGAAGTAGAAACGAGCCAAAAGAAAGTAACCCACGAAATTGTGGTTGCCAAAGAAGCTTCTACACTATCGAGAAAGTCTATAGCCGAGGTTTACAAAGGGGACTTGAAAATGGAAAACGAAAATGTGGTTACGGTTAATTAA
- a CDS encoding alpha-amylase family glycosyl hydrolase, with protein MKKLILLLLFFSSFAGMAQQQTVTYSISPASFEETTSITITINGNSVDESAWGVTGNALYMWAWAFDIDDTTQKGTPLNGTWDASNEASKFTYNAGNDTYTKTFVPTTYYNTTNIGKIGFLIKAKDGTGDKKSQDILAEVGAFQVNLTSPVQNSTTILASGGSLSIAATNTNGVASYNLKSNGTSINTNASTSSYSYNHTNITSNQNYELEVTQGATTITKKFTVVVNPNTVSATIPAGMVEGINYNPTDPTKATLVLDAPLKDFVYVAGSFNNWQPGTTYAMKKDATSGSTKFWLELTGLISGTNYTYQYWVGETTPIANSPALVKTADPYSTLVLSPYDDSGIPASTYPNMPVYPAGQNYEVTLLQTGQTPYAWSTATTSFVKPEKDKLVVYEVLVRDFDANRNFQDLINRINYFKNLKVNAIELMPVMEFEGNESWGYNTSFHMALDKFYGPSNKLKEFIDLCHQNGIAVILDVALNHAFGRNPMVRMWMNDPDGDGFGSPTAENPYFNTVAKHSYSVGEDFNHSSAYTKNYVKRVIKQWIQEYKIDGFRWDLTKGFTQNCTASDETCTNSYQQDRVDILKEYADASWALDPTHYTIFEHLGSDNEEKEWANYRISETPSKGVMMWGKMTDNYNQLSMGYNSSNDISRMYALNHTGFVGNRVMGYAESHDEERLMYKNLQYGNTSNASHNVKNLNTALSRMSAIGAVSLLVPGPKMIWHFGDLGWESSIYTCTDGTVNDNSSTIAGDCKLSTKPQPQWTNNWLGNDSRNKIYYDWARMIGLKTTEAVFSGVATVPATTTLTPNIKITNSSLASTALKDVLIIANFDVTAKSVTTGFQYTGAWYNLMDNTPYNVTDVNVTITLQPGEFRIYGNKATTLANKEFEIPNGIYIYPNPASSYFTLNTDTSKIQIYSVTGQLIKTFSKSKTKDQQYNISELRNGIYFAKIYNDENQIKVMKFIKK; from the coding sequence ATGAAAAAACTTATACTCTTATTATTGTTTTTTTCATCTTTCGCGGGCATGGCTCAGCAACAAACAGTTACTTATTCCATAAGTCCGGCTTCATTTGAAGAAACAACTTCTATCACAATCACCATTAATGGGAACAGCGTTGACGAAAGTGCTTGGGGAGTAACAGGAAATGCGCTCTATATGTGGGCTTGGGCTTTTGATATTGACGATACTACTCAAAAAGGCACTCCTCTTAATGGCACTTGGGATGCCTCAAACGAGGCGAGTAAATTCACATATAATGCAGGAAATGACACTTATACAAAAACATTTGTTCCAACTACCTATTATAACACAACAAATATTGGTAAAATTGGTTTTTTGATAAAAGCCAAAGACGGAACGGGAGACAAAAAGTCTCAGGACATACTTGCAGAAGTTGGTGCTTTTCAAGTCAACCTAACCTCACCTGTGCAGAACAGTACCACCATTTTGGCATCCGGTGGTAGTCTATCAATTGCCGCAACAAATACCAATGGAGTTGCTAGTTACAATCTAAAATCAAACGGAACTAGTATTAATACAAACGCGAGCACTTCAAGTTATTCGTACAACCATACCAATATAACAAGCAATCAAAACTATGAATTGGAAGTAACGCAAGGAGCAACAACCATAACTAAAAAATTTACTGTAGTTGTAAATCCTAACACTGTTTCCGCAACAATTCCAGCTGGTATGGTCGAAGGGATCAATTATAATCCAACTGACCCAACCAAGGCAACTTTGGTTTTAGATGCTCCTTTAAAAGATTTTGTTTATGTAGCCGGAAGCTTTAATAATTGGCAGCCTGGCACTACTTATGCCATGAAAAAAGATGCAACTTCTGGCTCTACAAAATTCTGGTTGGAATTAACCGGATTAATTTCCGGAACAAATTACACCTATCAATATTGGGTTGGGGAAACAACCCCAATTGCCAATTCCCCTGCACTGGTAAAAACAGCCGATCCATATTCTACTTTAGTGTTGTCTCCGTATGACGATTCTGGAATACCGGCTTCTACTTATCCAAACATGCCAGTATATCCAGCCGGTCAAAACTACGAAGTTACCCTTTTACAAACAGGACAAACTCCTTATGCTTGGAGTACTGCAACAACAAGTTTTGTAAAACCTGAAAAAGACAAATTGGTTGTATATGAAGTACTGGTTAGAGATTTTGATGCCAACAGAAACTTTCAAGATTTAATAAACCGTATCAATTATTTTAAAAATTTAAAAGTTAATGCCATAGAACTAATGCCTGTTATGGAATTCGAAGGAAATGAAAGTTGGGGTTACAATACTTCATTTCACATGGCATTGGATAAATTTTACGGCCCTTCTAACAAATTAAAAGAATTTATTGACTTGTGCCATCAAAATGGGATTGCCGTAATTCTGGATGTAGCCTTGAATCACGCTTTTGGACGAAACCCTATGGTGCGCATGTGGATGAATGACCCTGATGGAGACGGATTTGGCTCACCAACTGCCGAAAACCCATATTTTAATACCGTTGCAAAACATAGCTACAGTGTTGGTGAAGACTTTAATCATTCGTCTGCATATACCAAAAACTATGTAAAAAGAGTCATCAAACAATGGATTCAAGAATATAAAATTGATGGTTTCCGTTGGGATTTGACCAAAGGTTTTACTCAAAACTGTACCGCAAGTGATGAAACTTGCACCAATTCTTACCAACAAGATAGAGTTGATATTTTAAAAGAATATGCAGATGCTTCTTGGGCATTGGATCCAACTCACTATACCATTTTTGAACACTTAGGTAGTGATAACGAAGAAAAAGAATGGGCTAATTACAGGATATCGGAAACTCCAAGCAAAGGCGTTATGATGTGGGGAAAAATGACAGACAATTACAACCAATTATCTATGGGTTATAATTCAAGTAATGATATCTCAAGAATGTATGCCCTAAACCATACCGGTTTTGTTGGAAATAGGGTTATGGGATATGCCGAAAGTCATGATGAGGAACGCTTGATGTATAAAAATTTACAATATGGAAATACATCTAATGCCTCTCATAATGTAAAAAATCTTAACACAGCATTATCGCGTATGTCGGCAATTGGAGCTGTTTCTTTATTGGTTCCCGGACCAAAGATGATATGGCATTTCGGCGATTTAGGGTGGGAATCTTCTATTTACACTTGTACAGATGGCACTGTAAATGATAACTCGTCAACAATAGCAGGAGATTGTAAATTATCTACTAAACCACAGCCGCAATGGACTAATAACTGGCTGGGAAATGATTCCAGAAATAAAATCTATTATGATTGGGCAAGAATGATTGGTTTAAAAACCACCGAAGCAGTATTTTCTGGTGTTGCAACAGTTCCAGCAACTACAACTTTAACACCGAACATCAAAATAACCAATAGCTCTTTGGCTAGCACTGCTCTTAAAGATGTTCTCATCATTGCTAATTTTGATGTAACTGCGAAAAGTGTTACTACTGGATTCCAATATACGGGTGCTTGGTATAACTTAATGGATAACACCCCTTATAATGTAACCGATGTCAATGTTACCATCACGTTACAGCCTGGTGAATTTAGAATCTACGGAAATAAAGCAACCACTTTGGCTAATAAAGAATTTGAAATTCCAAACGGAATCTATATTTACCCAAATCCTGCTTCTAGTTATTTTACTTTAAACACTGATACTTCGAAGATTCAGATTTATTCAGTAACAGGCCAATTAATCAAAACCTTCAGCAAAAGTAAAACCAAAGACCAACAATATAATATAAGTGAGTTACGAAATGGAATCTATTTTGCAAAAATCTACAACGACGAAAACCAAATAAAAGTGATGAAATTCATCAAAAAATAA
- a CDS encoding SusE domain-containing protein has protein sequence MKNITKSIIGLFAVFAFSCTPNDIQDRPEVVTTDLPVLTAPQSGAIYELKGANAALQAERFTWNSANFGGAKVTYTVEIDTKANNFSGTAAFKNLGSVEAQNQLPVTVATMDEVALSLGATPYSPTEFVIRVKAASGTLPVMYSNVIGIVINPYINPARLWVPGGYQAASGYGSDWTPSSAPQLAPSGANKPDLEGYVNFANVSEFKMTVDATWDKPQFGLGDTAGTIKLNGANIPTPATVGYYLMEVNSEKLTYKLTKTDWGIIGDATTGGWDNSTSMTYDKTAKVWKITATLKVGSMKFRANNAWDINYGDTGADGKLEFNAPDNIAVAAAGTYAITLDLSNPRAYTYKLVKQ, from the coding sequence ATGAAAAATATAACTAAATCGATAATTGGATTGTTTGCAGTATTTGCATTTTCATGTACTCCAAATGATATACAGGACAGACCGGAAGTTGTTACAACTGATCTTCCGGTTTTGACAGCTCCTCAATCGGGTGCAATTTATGAATTAAAGGGAGCAAATGCTGCGCTTCAAGCTGAGCGTTTTACTTGGAATTCGGCTAATTTTGGTGGAGCTAAAGTTACTTACACTGTAGAGATTGACACTAAAGCGAACAATTTTTCTGGAACGGCTGCGTTCAAAAATCTTGGTTCGGTAGAAGCACAGAACCAATTACCTGTTACTGTAGCAACTATGGATGAAGTAGCTTTGTCATTAGGAGCCACTCCTTACTCGCCAACTGAGTTTGTCATTAGGGTAAAAGCGGCTTCTGGTACTTTACCAGTAATGTACTCAAATGTAATCGGAATTGTAATCAATCCGTATATCAATCCAGCCCGCTTATGGGTGCCAGGAGGCTATCAGGCTGCCTCAGGTTATGGATCAGATTGGACGCCTTCCAGTGCACCTCAATTGGCTCCTTCTGGAGCAAATAAACCTGACCTTGAAGGATATGTGAATTTTGCAAATGTTAGCGAATTTAAAATGACCGTTGATGCCACTTGGGATAAACCTCAATTTGGCCTTGGTGATACAGCAGGAACTATTAAATTAAATGGTGCAAATATTCCAACTCCAGCTACTGTAGGCTACTACTTGATGGAAGTTAATTCTGAGAAATTAACTTATAAATTAACAAAGACTGATTGGGGAATTATTGGTGATGCAACCACTGGTGGTTGGGACAACAGTACTTCTATGACCTATGATAAAACTGCTAAAGTTTGGAAAATCACTGCAACACTGAAAGTAGGTTCAATGAAATTTAGAGCAAATAACGCTTGGGATATTAACTATGGAGATACTGGTGCCGATGGAAAATTGGAGTTTAATGCTCCAGACAACATCGCTGTTGCCGCTGCAGGAACTTACGCAATCACTTTAGATTTGAGTAATCCTAGAGCTTATACTTACAAATTGGTAAAACAATAA
- a CDS encoding SusE domain-containing protein, with protein sequence MRNLTKAIIALFAVLAVSCTIDEVKDRAVIEPVGAPVLTAPTTGASYVLKPENAATQAERFTWTSANYGGPVEIEYTIEIDKKGNKFATVQSLGAIKAQNQLSVTVEAMNKAVMNLKATPFTPTDYDVRIKAITGLATPMYSNVINITISAYTTENPKLWMPGSYQAASGYGSDWTHATAAQLSASGFGKMDFEGYVNFAAAGSKYKYTTQANWDGTNYGAGATAGTISTTGGDINGPAIGYYRVEVDTEKLTQKLTATAWGIVGAATTGGWDNSTAMTYDKDKKVWTITATLKADDMKFRANNAWDINFGDDGADGILEYGAANIKVPSAGNYTVTLDLSKPRAYTYTLKKN encoded by the coding sequence ATGAGAAATTTAACTAAAGCTATAATCGCTTTATTTGCTGTACTTGCAGTGTCTTGTACAATTGATGAAGTGAAGGACAGAGCAGTAATTGAACCAGTTGGTGCTCCTGTATTAACAGCCCCTACAACTGGTGCCTCTTACGTTTTGAAGCCTGAAAACGCTGCCACTCAAGCAGAGCGTTTTACTTGGACTTCTGCTAATTATGGAGGACCTGTTGAGATTGAATACACTATCGAAATAGATAAAAAAGGAAATAAATTTGCAACTGTACAATCTTTGGGGGCGATAAAAGCACAAAACCAGTTATCGGTTACCGTGGAGGCCATGAACAAAGCCGTAATGAATTTGAAGGCGACTCCTTTTACTCCTACTGATTACGATGTTCGTATTAAAGCCATCACTGGTCTTGCGACTCCAATGTATTCAAATGTAATCAACATCACTATTTCCGCTTATACTACTGAAAATCCTAAATTATGGATGCCAGGAAGTTATCAGGCAGCCTCTGGATATGGTTCAGATTGGACTCATGCAACAGCAGCGCAATTATCAGCTTCCGGGTTTGGAAAAATGGATTTTGAAGGCTATGTAAACTTTGCAGCTGCAGGTTCAAAATACAAATACACAACTCAGGCTAATTGGGATGGCACCAATTACGGAGCCGGAGCAACTGCAGGGACTATAAGCACTACTGGTGGAGACATTAATGGTCCAGCAATTGGTTATTACAGAGTAGAAGTAGATACCGAAAAATTGACTCAAAAACTGACAGCAACTGCTTGGGGCATCGTAGGTGCAGCAACAACTGGAGGATGGGACAATAGCACAGCGATGACTTACGACAAAGACAAAAAAGTATGGACAATCACTGCTACCTTAAAAGCCGATGATATGAAATTCAGAGCCAATAATGCTTGGGACATCAATTTTGGAGATGATGGAGCCGATGGTATATTAGAATATGGCGCTGCCAACATCAAAGTACCATCTGCCGGTAATTATACCGTTACTTTGGACTTAAGCAAACCGAGAGCCTATACTTACACTCTAAAGAAAAACTAA
- a CDS encoding RagB/SusD family nutrient uptake outer membrane protein, whose protein sequence is MKNIKIKLLGVSLFLFVMIFPSCTNDLNQVPDNGDSKSSEEFFKDPASYKQFLAKIYAGLATTGQQGPAGSPDVSGIDEGQSDYLRGYFYLQELTTDLAVIAWNDATIKDFHNQTWTTLDTFLNATYARFSFQVVNCNEFLRQTTDDKLTARGVDATLKTEIGYFRAEARFMRALTYWHLLDAYGGGSLVTEDSPVDFYYPDYATRTQLYNFVESELKAIIPLLKPAKTNEKYRADQGAAKMLLANLYMNSKVYVNANDGYDKAVPLLNDIIAAGYTIHNPAGRNGYQELFLADNDSNGAQNEFIFAVAIDGLNTQGYGATTFLTHAAVGGSMDKNAFGINGGWGGLRTTSAFVSKFPGTTSSANSSDTRGNFYKDGQNLEIKDLATFTDGYAVQKFRNLTSAGVAGSDKKGDFVDCDFPIFRLADAYLLYAECAARGAAGANMATAVTYVNALRTRAKTNTITQSELTLAFILDERARELHWELHRRTDLIRFGKFTGSSYLWPWKGGVASGAPTQSYRDLFPIPANALSANTKLKQNPGY, encoded by the coding sequence ATGAAAAATATTAAAATAAAATTATTGGGAGTTTCATTGTTCTTATTTGTAATGATATTTCCCTCATGCACAAATGATTTGAATCAAGTACCGGATAACGGAGATTCAAAGTCATCAGAAGAGTTTTTTAAAGATCCAGCTTCTTACAAGCAATTTCTTGCTAAAATTTATGCTGGTCTAGCAACAACTGGACAACAGGGACCTGCGGGTTCTCCAGACGTTTCGGGTATTGACGAGGGACAAAGTGACTACCTTAGAGGATATTTTTATTTACAAGAATTAACTACCGATTTGGCTGTTATAGCTTGGAATGATGCAACAATCAAAGATTTCCACAATCAAACATGGACTACTTTGGATACTTTCCTAAATGCTACCTATGCTCGTTTCTCTTTTCAAGTTGTTAACTGTAATGAATTTTTAAGACAAACTACCGATGATAAATTAACCGCAAGAGGGGTTGACGCTACTTTGAAAACTGAAATCGGTTATTTCAGAGCTGAAGCTCGTTTTATGAGAGCCTTGACTTATTGGCATTTATTGGATGCTTATGGTGGTGGTTCATTGGTAACTGAAGATTCTCCTGTAGATTTTTACTACCCTGATTATGCTACAAGAACTCAATTGTACAATTTTGTTGAATCAGAATTGAAAGCAATCATTCCTTTGTTGAAACCAGCAAAAACAAACGAAAAATATCGCGCTGATCAAGGTGCTGCAAAAATGTTATTGGCCAATTTATACATGAATTCTAAAGTCTATGTAAATGCTAATGATGGTTATGATAAAGCAGTTCCTCTATTAAACGATATTATTGCTGCTGGTTATACAATCCATAATCCAGCTGGAAGAAATGGATACCAAGAATTATTTTTGGCTGACAACGACTCAAATGGAGCACAGAACGAATTTATTTTTGCTGTTGCAATTGATGGTCTAAATACACAAGGCTATGGTGCAACAACTTTCTTAACTCACGCAGCAGTTGGTGGAAGCATGGACAAAAATGCATTTGGAATCAACGGTGGTTGGGGAGGTCTAAGAACTACTTCGGCATTCGTAAGCAAGTTCCCTGGCACAACATCTAGTGCAAATTCTTCCGATACTAGAGGAAATTTTTACAAAGACGGACAAAACCTTGAAATCAAAGATTTAGCGACGTTTACAGATGGTTATGCAGTTCAGAAATTCAGAAATCTAACTTCTGCCGGAGTTGCAGGATCAGATAAAAAAGGAGATTTTGTTGATTGCGATTTCCCAATATTCCGTTTAGCAGACGCTTATTTGTTGTATGCTGAATGTGCAGCACGAGGCGCAGCAGGAGCAAATATGGCCACTGCAGTAACTTATGTTAACGCTTTGAGAACAAGAGCAAAAACAAACACAATCACTCAATCTGAATTAACCTTAGCATTTATTCTTGACGAAAGAGCAAGAGAATTACACTGGGAACTTCATAGAAGAACAGACTTGATTCGTTTTGGTAAATTTACGGGAAGCTCATATCTATGGCCATGGAAAGGTGGAGTAGCAAGCGGAGCACCGACACAATCGTACAGAGATTTGTTCCCAATACCTGCGAATGCTTTATCAGCAAACACAAAATTGAAACAAAATCCTGGTTACTAA